A genomic region of Coleofasciculus sp. FACHB-1120 contains the following coding sequences:
- a CDS encoding class I SAM-dependent methyltransferase, producing MHESESLLSLIAQRIANSPNQRITFAQYMEWVLYEPDYGYYATNAVNIGPEGDFFTAPNLGADFGELLAEQFVQMWDILGRPGRFTLVEMGAGQGLLAADILLHLHQHHPAFFNALEYLIVEKAAGLISQQQQVLQKLAPIFAQTQGATPVRWCSLEEIPSASITGCFFSNELVDALPVHQFAIAQGKLREIYVTMPDGTHFEEVIGELSTPQLAEYFDLVGIKLPSAAYADGYRSEINLAAQSWLSTVADKLKRGYLLTIDYGYPAARYYNPQRSQGTLQCYYQHRHHNDPYVQIGQQDITAHVDFTALERWGDRCGLALVGFTKQALFLMALGLGDRIAALSNSDRPIIGTQIEQQSIMDVLRRRDALHQLIDPTGLGGFGVLVQCKGLREEERKLKLKGLTMP from the coding sequence ATGCACGAGTCTGAATCGCTCTTGAGCTTGATTGCACAGCGAATTGCCAACAGTCCCAACCAGCGGATTACCTTTGCTCAGTATATGGAGTGGGTGCTGTACGAGCCGGACTACGGCTACTATGCCACCAACGCCGTTAACATTGGGCCGGAAGGTGATTTTTTTACCGCTCCCAATCTGGGTGCCGACTTTGGCGAACTGCTGGCTGAGCAATTTGTCCAAATGTGGGATATTTTGGGGCGTCCGGGGCGATTTACGCTTGTGGAAATGGGGGCGGGACAAGGACTCCTAGCAGCAGATATCCTGCTGCATTTACACCAGCATCATCCAGCATTCTTTAATGCCTTAGAGTACCTGATTGTTGAAAAGGCAGCGGGGCTAATTTCCCAACAGCAGCAGGTGTTGCAGAAATTAGCCCCAATATTCGCCCAAACGCAAGGCGCTACACCCGTCAGGTGGTGTTCTCTGGAGGAGATACCTAGCGCTTCCATCACCGGCTGCTTTTTTTCTAATGAGTTGGTGGATGCATTGCCGGTGCATCAGTTTGCGATCGCGCAAGGGAAGCTCCGAGAAATCTATGTCACAATGCCAGATGGAACCCATTTTGAGGAAGTAATCGGCGAACTTTCAACGCCTCAACTGGCTGAGTATTTTGATTTAGTGGGGATTAAGTTGCCCTCTGCTGCCTATGCAGATGGCTATCGCAGCGAGATTAATCTAGCCGCTCAGAGTTGGCTGAGTACAGTTGCTGACAAGCTGAAGCGCGGATATTTGTTAACGATTGACTACGGCTACCCAGCGGCTCGATATTACAATCCCCAGCGGAGCCAGGGAACGCTTCAGTGTTATTACCAGCATCGGCACCATAACGATCCTTACGTGCAGATTGGGCAACAGGATATCACCGCTCATGTAGATTTTACCGCCTTGGAGCGTTGGGGCGATCGCTGCGGCTTAGCATTGGTCGGTTTTACAAAGCAGGCGTTGTTTCTGATGGCGCTGGGATTAGGCGATCGCATTGCTGCCCTTTCCAATAGCGATCGCCCGATTATCGGGACGCAAATCGAGCAGCAAAGCATTATGGATGTACTGCGCCGTCGTGACGCCCTACACCAGCTCATCGATCCAACGGGATTAGGTGGTTTTGGCGTACTGGTGCAGTGCAAAGGGCTAAGAGAGGAAGAGAGAAAGCTAAAGCTCAAAGGTTTGACGATGCCATAA
- the dndE gene encoding DNA sulfur modification protein DndE, whose product MEPPIDRIRLSQTAKDQLSKLKRNTKIDQWNILCRWAFCRSLAEPTIPSPVPIPADSNVEMTWRVFGGELSDILLIALKQRCYNDRLGTDRETLATQFRLHLHRGIGYLAGDPNIKKIENLIEVAETIKNEKANF is encoded by the coding sequence ATGGAACCACCCATTGACCGCATTCGCCTTTCTCAAACAGCTAAAGATCAACTAAGTAAGCTCAAGCGCAACACCAAAATTGATCAGTGGAATATTCTTTGCCGCTGGGCATTTTGTCGCTCTCTGGCAGAGCCAACAATCCCTTCGCCGGTGCCAATTCCAGCAGATAGTAATGTCGAAATGACTTGGCGCGTCTTTGGGGGAGAATTGTCTGATATTCTATTAATTGCCTTAAAACAGCGCTGCTACAACGATAGATTAGGAACCGATCGGGAGACTTTGGCGACTCAATTTCGCCTGCATTTACATCGCGGAATTGGTTATTTAGCAGGCGATCCAAATATCAAGAAAATTGAAAATTTAATTGAAGTTGCTGAAACAATTAAAAATGAAAAAGCAAATTTTTAA
- a CDS encoding AAA family ATPase yields the protein MKLTSIKLCNFRQFYGKTPEILLSCGEEENTTIIHGNNGAGKTTLLNAFTWVLYEKFSAAFASQEQLVNKRSLAEAKPGFPVECWVEVTWEHNDKRYRAKRECRAYKGTTIEKGESKLYMQIAGDDGIWRLPTQHPEDIIGRILPESLHQYFFFDGERIEQIVRSEKKEEIAEATKKLLGVEVLNRAIKHLGEARKTLESELKAIGDSQTQQFLKKKEQREKESDRLSNRQTEIGEELAAQQTLKKEISNQLRELDAAKRLEEERKYLEEQKAVNQQNLKRSQEALKQAISTQGYTVLLSEATAAFRAIIDNLRQRGELPSGIDRQFVTNLLYQQRCICGTELPEGTAAYESVESWLDKAGIAAVEETAIRMSAQVDEIDKQAPAFWEEVDTEQANITQCRQTISQIETQLDEIRDKLRKDPSEEIRNFQKRLDEIEAKIRDLTLEEGENRQKIADIKTEVESLGKQIAKHEMNEAKQALAQRRIAAAQDAIERLTEVRSRLDQQFRVQLEKRVQEIFSEISFTPYIPKLSEKYELTLVENTAGSESPVAASTGENQILSLSFIGSIIDRVRDWSHKEMLMVPDSSTFPIVMDSPFGSLDEIYRRQIAKTIPRLANQLVVLVTKTQWRGEVAAEIATRIGRQYVLTYYSSKPECEKDAIELNGNSYDLVRQSPNEFEYTEIVEVDYDF from the coding sequence ATGAAGCTAACTTCCATTAAATTATGCAATTTTCGGCAATTTTATGGCAAAACTCCAGAAATTTTGCTGTCCTGTGGAGAGGAAGAAAATACTACGATTATCCACGGCAATAATGGTGCGGGAAAAACAACCCTGTTAAATGCATTTACGTGGGTATTGTATGAGAAATTTAGTGCTGCTTTTGCTTCACAAGAGCAGCTGGTGAATAAGCGATCGCTTGCAGAAGCCAAACCAGGTTTTCCAGTAGAATGCTGGGTAGAAGTCACTTGGGAGCATAACGATAAACGCTACCGAGCAAAACGCGAGTGTCGCGCTTATAAGGGTACAACTATTGAAAAAGGCGAAAGCAAGTTGTATATGCAAATCGCCGGAGATGATGGGATTTGGAGATTACCTACTCAACATCCAGAAGATATTATTGGGCGAATATTACCCGAAAGTTTGCATCAGTATTTCTTTTTTGATGGAGAGCGAATTGAACAAATTGTTCGCTCCGAAAAAAAAGAGGAAATTGCCGAAGCAACGAAAAAGCTTTTGGGGGTGGAAGTTTTAAATCGTGCTATCAAGCATCTGGGGGAGGCAAGAAAAACTCTAGAATCTGAGTTAAAAGCGATTGGCGACTCTCAAACTCAGCAGTTTTTAAAGAAGAAAGAACAGAGAGAAAAAGAAAGCGATCGCTTATCTAATCGTCAAACTGAAATTGGGGAAGAGTTAGCCGCTCAACAGACACTCAAAAAAGAAATTAGCAACCAGTTACGGGAACTTGATGCAGCTAAAAGGTTAGAAGAAGAACGAAAATATCTGGAAGAACAGAAAGCCGTAAATCAACAAAATCTCAAAAGAAGCCAAGAAGCATTAAAACAGGCTATTTCAACTCAAGGCTACACAGTTTTATTATCCGAGGCAACAGCAGCCTTCCGAGCAATTATTGATAATTTGCGACAGCGAGGCGAGTTACCATCTGGAATCGATCGGCAATTTGTCACGAATTTATTATATCAACAACGCTGTATTTGTGGTACGGAATTGCCTGAGGGAACGGCTGCTTATGAAAGTGTTGAAAGCTGGTTGGATAAAGCAGGAATTGCGGCTGTTGAGGAAACTGCGATTCGCATGAGTGCCCAAGTAGATGAAATTGATAAGCAAGCACCGGCATTTTGGGAAGAGGTGGATACAGAGCAAGCAAATATTACTCAGTGCAGACAAACCATTTCTCAAATAGAAACGCAACTAGATGAAATTCGGGATAAGTTAAGAAAAGATCCCAGTGAGGAAATTCGCAACTTCCAAAAGCGGTTAGATGAAATTGAAGCAAAAATTCGAGATTTAACTCTAGAAGAAGGGGAAAATCGCCAAAAAATTGCCGATATTAAAACTGAAGTTGAAAGCTTAGGGAAGCAAATTGCTAAACATGAGATGAATGAGGCAAAGCAAGCTCTAGCCCAGCGACGAATTGCCGCAGCGCAGGATGCAATTGAGCGATTAACTGAAGTGCGATCGCGTCTCGATCAACAGTTTCGCGTGCAGCTAGAAAAGCGGGTACAAGAAATATTTAGTGAGATTTCCTTTACCCCTTATATCCCAAAGCTTAGTGAAAAGTACGAGCTAACATTAGTAGAAAATACTGCCGGTTCAGAGTCACCCGTCGCCGCTTCTACGGGAGAAAATCAAATTCTCAGCTTATCGTTTATCGGTAGCATTATCGATAGGGTGCGCGATTGGAGTCATAAGGAAATGCTGATGGTTCCAGATAGCAGCACCTTTCCAATCGTGATGGATTCTCCATTCGGGAGTTTGGATGAAATTTATCGGCGGCAAATTGCGAAGACGATTCCCAGATTAGCGAATCAATTGGTAGTTTTAGTGACTAAAACTCAATGGCGCGGTGAAGTAGCAGCAGAAATCGCTACTCGAATTGGTAGGCAATATGTACTAACTTATTACTCTTCTAAGCCGGAATGTGAAAAAGATGCAATTGAGCTAAATGGAAACAGTTACGATTTAGTTAGACAAAGCCCCAATGAGTTTGAATATACGGAGATTGTAGAGGTGGATTATGATTTCTAG
- a CDS encoding Uma2 family endonuclease, which produces MISSSSTVQQDLVTDTWVKAPWEEFIALADNPAYENGRFYYDRGYMRIETMPIGSSHGQDNSIMSKVVSLYAAVRNIRIKELVNTSFRKSGAGECQPDSAFYIGSEFVFPPRSNAPIDLNEFEPPTLVVEIAATTLNDDLGRKRLLYERLGMSEYWVVDVETGDAIAFSISDGRSGEIQESLVLPGLTLSLVEEALQRSQSEDDGAITRWLLQSFS; this is translated from the coding sequence ATGATTTCTAGTTCATCAACTGTACAACAGGATTTAGTAACAGATACCTGGGTAAAAGCACCTTGGGAAGAATTTATTGCACTAGCTGATAATCCTGCTTATGAAAATGGTAGGTTTTATTACGATCGGGGCTACATGAGGATTGAAACAATGCCAATTGGTTCTAGTCACGGGCAGGATAATTCTATCATGTCTAAGGTAGTGAGTCTTTATGCAGCAGTCAGGAATATTCGGATTAAGGAACTAGTTAATACCAGTTTCAGGAAATCAGGGGCAGGCGAATGTCAACCTGATTCTGCTTTCTACATTGGCTCAGAATTTGTATTTCCACCGCGTTCAAATGCTCCAATTGACTTGAATGAATTTGAACCCCCAACATTGGTAGTGGAAATTGCGGCAACAACACTTAATGATGATTTAGGGCGAAAACGTTTACTCTACGAACGGTTAGGAATGTCTGAATATTGGGTTGTTGATGTAGAAACTGGGGATGCGATCGCATTCTCGATTTCCGATGGGCGGAGTGGCGAAATCCAAGAGTCGTTGGTATTACCAGGATTGACGCTTTCCCTCGTTGAAGAAGCACTACAACGCAGCCAATCTGAAGATGATGGGGCAATTACTCGCTGGCTGCTACAATCATTTAGCTAA
- a CDS encoding SAM-dependent methyltransferase, whose translation MEVSPNTARMIDYWLGGSHYFPIDVEAAKVFAGVYPDFPIVFRTLRNYIGQVSRYIESQGIDQFMVFGSGLPTCGNVHEIVPQAKVLYTDIDKPNIKLGQEILAENSNADYTFCDATNLDTLDRAIVSQVLGSIRRLGIVFVGVPAFIPDEIMTQMLDQLYDWAPAGSFLALDFDGEAGIVYPEILELLDSMGAHVYMRNPETIRSLLGRWQLTEHGILPVEAWQADLSAKPIEASEPVFMYGCVVYK comes from the coding sequence ATGGAAGTTTCCCCCAACACAGCCCGGATGATTGATTATTGGCTTGGCGGTTCTCATTACTTCCCAATTGATGTGGAAGCAGCCAAGGTTTTTGCCGGGGTATACCCTGATTTCCCAATCGTTTTTCGCACGTTACGAAACTACATTGGTCAGGTATCTCGCTATATCGAATCCCAGGGAATTGACCAATTTATGGTTTTCGGTTCCGGATTACCAACTTGTGGGAATGTGCATGAAATTGTACCGCAAGCAAAGGTTCTTTATACCGATATTGATAAACCTAATATTAAATTGGGTCAGGAGATTTTAGCTGAGAACTCGAACGCTGACTACACCTTCTGCGATGCAACAAACCTTGATACGCTCGATCGAGCGATTGTTTCACAAGTGTTGGGGTCAATTCGGCGTCTAGGTATTGTTTTTGTCGGTGTTCCAGCCTTTATCCCTGATGAAATAATGACCCAGATGCTCGATCAACTTTATGATTGGGCACCGGCAGGTAGTTTCTTGGCGCTGGATTTTGATGGTGAAGCGGGGATCGTGTATCCGGAAATTCTAGAACTATTGGACTCGATGGGGGCGCATGTTTATATGCGTAATCCCGAAACGATCCGATCGCTGCTGGGACGCTGGCAATTAACCGAGCATGGTATCCTGCCAGTTGAGGCGTGGCAGGCTGACTTATCGGCAAAACCGATTGAGGCTAGCGAGCCGGTTTTTATGTATGGCTGCGTGGTTTATAAATAA
- a CDS encoding DUF3370 family protein has translation MVKTLKFLTNPAVTSVLFVSLLGLSTPSTAAFSDIQSHWAKDCITQLAQRKLVTGYPDGSFRPEATVTRAEAAVLMLNAFPNAPVKRSSTAFKDVPGSHWANKAIATAYQKGFFSGYPGGIFQPNQAIPRVQMIGVVAGAVNYPIPENVSQTLGQYFNDAAQIPSYAQNAIASAAVGTLVVNYPNVKQLNPNRSATRGEVAASMCRALNIYTIPPQYIAGVEVQPMEVRALPGKLDAVPTFNSNSPELVTTEGILLSTFPPAGKQVPEAHLNFPFQGRFDLFSHHIARAENSSQTRTLYQGVILHNPGDQPATVEVLQAASYLSTPDAPFISLPDIQDNPNGTVYAGPGSRTMNDVLRGIRQEKFSQKLTIPPGQSQMLMNQPIPVKAPSSNGRTTMMRLSSDRPIYVANLAMNAPRNGTGSERTPTLAEWQKLLNTGGLAGKRDPIPTPLDPPREPTVFSRVAGVSQGAQWQAQMTDGSNSSDLTIPQPGKAFSYVLGTLHLITLGTKQIQSAPMLVRYPDTAYFAHSNYGVEYNLTLPLKNSTNQTQTVTVSVQTPLKDEGGTDRLLFLNPLAKQVFFRGTVRLRYNDDNGVEKTRYVHLVQRRGQPGEPLVTLKMPSGDKRVVQVDFLYPPDSTPPQVLTVRTAGSR, from the coding sequence ATGGTTAAAACTCTCAAATTCCTGACAAATCCTGCCGTTACTTCCGTTCTTTTTGTGTCTCTATTGGGTTTATCAACGCCCAGTACTGCCGCTTTTTCTGACATTCAAAGCCATTGGGCGAAAGATTGCATTACTCAGTTAGCCCAAAGAAAGTTAGTGACGGGCTACCCGGATGGTAGCTTTCGCCCAGAAGCAACGGTGACACGCGCTGAGGCGGCGGTGCTGATGTTGAATGCCTTCCCGAATGCACCAGTAAAGCGCAGCAGCACAGCTTTTAAAGATGTGCCTGGTAGTCACTGGGCAAATAAAGCGATCGCTACCGCTTATCAAAAAGGCTTTTTTTCGGGTTATCCTGGCGGGATTTTTCAACCGAATCAAGCCATTCCCAGAGTGCAAATGATAGGCGTCGTGGCAGGTGCGGTGAATTACCCCATCCCGGAAAATGTAAGTCAGACGCTGGGGCAGTATTTTAACGATGCGGCGCAGATTCCAAGTTATGCCCAGAATGCGATCGCTTCCGCCGCCGTGGGCACCCTTGTCGTCAATTATCCCAACGTCAAACAACTCAACCCCAATCGCAGCGCCACCAGAGGCGAAGTGGCAGCGTCGATGTGTCGGGCGTTAAACATTTATACGATTCCGCCGCAGTATATAGCCGGGGTGGAAGTGCAACCGATGGAGGTGCGGGCTTTACCGGGAAAACTGGATGCAGTTCCCACCTTTAACAGCAACAGTCCCGAACTCGTGACAACTGAAGGCATTCTGCTGTCCACCTTCCCCCCAGCAGGCAAACAGGTGCCGGAAGCACATTTAAATTTCCCCTTCCAGGGGCGATTTGATTTATTTTCTCACCACATCGCCAGGGCAGAAAATTCCTCGCAAACGCGCACCCTGTACCAAGGCGTGATTTTGCACAATCCCGGCGATCAACCTGCCACTGTCGAAGTGCTGCAAGCAGCCAGTTACCTTTCCACGCCCGATGCGCCGTTTATTTCCTTGCCGGATATTCAGGATAATCCTAACGGCACCGTCTACGCTGGCCCTGGCAGTCGGACAATGAATGATGTGCTGCGAGGAATTAGGCAGGAAAAATTCTCTCAAAAGCTGACGATTCCACCGGGGCAAAGCCAAATGCTGATGAATCAGCCAATTCCGGTGAAGGCTCCCTCCTCGAATGGTCGCACCACGATGATGCGGTTGTCGAGCGATCGCCCAATTTATGTTGCCAATTTAGCCATGAATGCCCCCCGCAATGGCACTGGCAGCGAGAGGACACCTACTTTGGCTGAATGGCAAAAGCTGCTGAATACAGGCGGTTTGGCAGGAAAGCGCGATCCAATTCCCACACCATTAGATCCTCCCAGAGAACCTACAGTTTTTAGTCGCGTGGCGGGTGTGTCCCAAGGGGCACAATGGCAAGCACAAATGACCGATGGTTCTAATTCCTCAGATTTAACGATTCCTCAGCCGGGGAAGGCGTTTTCTTATGTATTAGGCACTCTGCATCTCATTACCCTCGGCACAAAGCAAATTCAAAGTGCGCCGATGCTAGTTCGCTATCCTGATACAGCGTATTTTGCCCACAGCAACTACGGGGTGGAATACAATCTCACTTTGCCGCTAAAAAACTCTACCAATCAAACCCAAACTGTTACTGTATCCGTGCAAACACCCCTGAAAGATGAGGGAGGTACAGATAGACTTTTGTTCTTAAATCCCCTCGCGAAGCAAGTGTTTTTTCGGGGTACAGTCAGGCTGCGTTACAACGATGATAATGGAGTAGAAAAGACGCGCTACGTGCATCTGGTACAGCGACGCGGACAACCGGGAGAACCATTGGTAACGCTGAAGATGCCGTCAGGCGACAAGAGAGTTGTACAGGTAGATTTTCTCTATCCCCCAGATTCCACACCGCCGCAAGTACTGACGGTGAGAACTGCCGGATCGCGTTAA
- a CDS encoding DNA phosphorothioation-associated protein 4, translating into MGANRIRIAKDKADLVQALVASDSTTGPFQTYADAIAFAAALGAKRKKRSPLGEISKREPGAIALEVFVSRGTDRVIQLLAIAETKDIKILSPTDENSEEQRIRIFEEYANGGLEILQEELRGIVDYSTTLLLLLSSERNKEEQVEGEFDLSRFLT; encoded by the coding sequence ATGGGTGCAAACAGGATCAGGATTGCGAAAGATAAAGCTGATTTGGTGCAAGCCTTAGTCGCATCTGATAGCACAACTGGCCCTTTCCAAACCTACGCTGATGCGATCGCGTTTGCGGCAGCATTGGGGGCAAAGCGGAAAAAGCGATCGCCTTTAGGGGAAATCTCCAAAAGGGAACCGGGTGCGATCGCCCTAGAGGTTTTTGTATCTAGAGGCACCGACCGGGTGATCCAGTTATTAGCGATCGCTGAAACTAAAGACATCAAAATTCTCTCCCCGACTGATGAAAATTCTGAAGAACAACGCATCCGTATTTTTGAAGAGTATGCCAACGGGGGGCTAGAAATTTTACAAGAGGAGTTGCGGGGAATAGTAGACTATTCAACCACACTTTTATTACTCCTTAGTTCTGAACGCAACAAGGAAGAACAAGTAGAAGGAGAATTCGACCTCAGCAGGTTTCTCACTTGA
- a CDS encoding DGQHR domain-containing protein, with protein sequence MNSPSNPTTDLATQILERENQEKQAIALLLDRYLARNDQFLVQKIEMGGTEAYIGSATLEWFASRVRFASRLPLFRQKFDPEKDNVEIDAESIEEIQQRPLDWSRQAPLTQYLAARTTHKFPPVLVVVNQPWVDNPNAAEWDADGRAIKSAADFMALDKDGKVGLLNVSPDVTIFALDGQHRLMGVQGLMELLQTGKLPRYKKDKKPSGAVITIDDLRQSYQIDPAYLQNLAKEKIGIEFISAVVTGETREQARRRVRSIFVHVNLMAVPLSKGQMAQLDEDDAFSIVARKVAVTHPLLKDIDGRNPRVNWDSATVAAKSTVLTTLQALKEMSERYLEYKFPKWKPVGKKGLIPMRPEDGELEEGIEEFKQLFDYLTTLLSFQRLENGAETPEMRRFNFEKGGGEGNILFRPVGQVALAQALGILVFKKGFSLKTIFEKLQKYDADDGFSGMESPDSLWYGVLYDPNKKRVSVAGKDLAARLIVYLLGGVDDDMERAEIRRAVAEGRTIEDKAMGFNGKFVEPRQVGLPPILS encoded by the coding sequence ATGAACAGCCCCAGCAACCCTACAACCGACCTTGCCACCCAGATTTTGGAACGGGAAAACCAAGAAAAACAAGCGATCGCACTCCTTCTAGATAGATATCTGGCGCGGAACGACCAATTTTTAGTTCAGAAGATAGAAATGGGCGGCACGGAGGCTTATATCGGTTCGGCAACCCTGGAGTGGTTTGCCAGTCGCGTTCGGTTTGCGTCTCGCCTGCCGCTTTTCCGGCAAAAATTCGACCCAGAGAAAGACAATGTGGAAATCGACGCCGAGAGCATAGAAGAAATTCAGCAACGACCTCTAGATTGGTCGCGTCAAGCGCCATTGACGCAGTATTTAGCAGCCCGAACCACTCATAAATTCCCCCCAGTATTAGTAGTTGTCAATCAACCTTGGGTAGACAATCCTAATGCTGCCGAATGGGATGCAGACGGACGGGCGATTAAATCCGCGGCTGATTTTATGGCACTCGATAAAGACGGCAAAGTAGGGTTATTGAACGTTTCCCCAGATGTCACGATTTTTGCCTTAGATGGTCAACATCGACTGATGGGAGTGCAAGGTTTAATGGAATTACTTCAAACGGGAAAACTCCCACGATATAAAAAAGATAAAAAGCCTTCAGGTGCTGTTATTACAATTGACGATCTCAGGCAGAGCTATCAGATAGACCCGGCTTATTTGCAAAACTTAGCCAAAGAAAAGATAGGCATTGAATTTATTTCAGCAGTCGTAACTGGAGAGACGCGGGAACAGGCACGACGACGAGTGAGATCCATCTTTGTTCATGTCAATCTCATGGCTGTACCTTTAAGTAAAGGTCAGATGGCACAGCTAGATGAAGATGATGCATTTTCAATTGTTGCCCGAAAAGTTGCTGTCACCCATCCTCTACTAAAAGATATTGACGGGCGCAATCCTCGTGTCAATTGGGATAGTGCAACAGTTGCCGCTAAGTCAACCGTTTTAACTACCCTGCAAGCGCTCAAAGAAATGTCTGAGCGCTACTTAGAATACAAATTCCCCAAATGGAAACCTGTGGGCAAAAAGGGTTTAATTCCCATGCGTCCTGAGGATGGAGAACTTGAAGAGGGTATTGAGGAATTTAAGCAACTTTTCGATTATTTAACAACTCTGCTCAGCTTTCAAAGGCTAGAAAATGGTGCAGAAACCCCGGAAATGCGCCGCTTCAATTTTGAGAAAGGTGGGGGGGAAGGAAATATACTTTTCCGCCCAGTTGGGCAAGTTGCCTTAGCTCAAGCTTTAGGAATTTTGGTTTTTAAAAAGGGATTTTCGCTAAAAACTATTTTTGAAAAACTTCAGAAATACGATGCGGATGATGGCTTCAGCGGCATGGAGTCTCCTGATTCTCTTTGGTATGGCGTTTTGTACGACCCGAATAAAAAGCGGGTTTCAGTTGCCGGAAAAGACTTAGCCGCAAGATTAATTGTTTACTTGCTGGGTGGTGTTGATGATGACATGGAACGTGCAGAAATTCGCCGCGCGGTAGCTGAAGGAAGAACAATCGAAGATAAAGCAATGGGATTTAATGGCAAGTTTGTAGAGCCAAGGCAGGTAGGATTACCGCCAATTCTATCTTGA
- the dndB gene encoding DNA sulfur modification protein DndB: protein MLTPSFEYVLPVIRGIQAGREYYVSMCPVRFIPKLFPLDDGEMPPEMRTTRSLNRTRVPEIARYILNNPTNYIFSAITASIDADITFEPIGTETEARKIGRLKVPMDARFAIHDGQHRRAALEMALKENPELGYETIAVIFFLDIGLKRSQQMFIDLNRYAVAPDPSLNILYDHRDEKTNWVRSVVKQVQVFRNLTDMERSTLPTRSGKLFTLNSIYNATLALLTDRQETEQQIERAVRYWNAVSRYIPAWEQVLHGKVSAGEIRRDYVHSHAIAIASLGAVGASLLSLYPENWDSHLEGLQQIDWSRYNPDWEGIIMSSGGISKSRTSVSQMSAYIKKRLNLPLTPEEERLQY, encoded by the coding sequence ATGCTTACCCCCTCCTTTGAGTACGTTTTGCCTGTGATTCGGGGAATTCAGGCAGGGCGAGAATACTACGTTTCGATGTGTCCGGTACGATTTATCCCAAAGCTGTTCCCGTTGGACGATGGGGAAATGCCGCCGGAAATGAGGACAACGCGATCGCTCAACCGCACCCGCGTGCCAGAAATTGCCCGATATATTTTGAACAATCCGACTAACTACATTTTCTCGGCAATTACGGCATCGATTGACGCAGATATCACTTTTGAACCGATAGGTACAGAGACAGAAGCGCGGAAGATTGGACGCTTGAAAGTGCCGATGGATGCGCGGTTTGCCATCCATGACGGGCAACATCGACGGGCGGCGTTGGAAATGGCGCTGAAGGAAAATCCCGAACTGGGGTATGAAACGATCGCGGTTATCTTCTTTTTGGATATTGGTCTAAAGCGATCGCAGCAGATGTTTATTGATTTAAACCGCTATGCAGTCGCTCCCGATCCGTCGCTAAACATTCTTTACGATCATCGGGACGAGAAAACAAACTGGGTGCGGTCAGTAGTCAAGCAAGTCCAGGTTTTTAGAAACCTGACAGATATGGAACGCAGTACGCTGCCTACTCGCTCCGGCAAGCTATTTACTCTCAACAGCATCTATAATGCTACTCTTGCCCTGCTAACGGATCGCCAGGAGACTGAACAGCAGATTGAACGAGCAGTCCGTTACTGGAATGCAGTTAGTCGCTATATCCCAGCTTGGGAGCAAGTTCTACATGGGAAGGTTAGCGCAGGCGAAATCCGGCGGGATTACGTGCATAGTCACGCGATCGCGATCGCTAGTTTAGGCGCTGTTGGAGCAAGTTTGCTGTCGCTTTACCCGGAAAACTGGGACTCACATCTAGAAGGTTTGCAACAAATTGACTGGTCGCGCTATAACCCCGATTGGGAAGGGATAATTATGTCTAGTGGTGGGATTTCTAAATCCCGCACCAGTGTCAGTCAGATGAGTGCTTATATTAAAAAGCGCCTGAATTTGCCGCTGACACCGGAGGAGGAACGCTTGCAATACTAA